Below is a window of Strix uralensis isolate ZFMK-TIS-50842 chromosome 8, bStrUra1, whole genome shotgun sequence DNA.
CAGGTGGGGACTCTTGCCAAGTGATGGGTCACACAAATGGGAAGAAGGTGTCACATCGGGGACCCTGATGGGGCAGGGTGGATGCCCACCAcccagggaggaggaaggggagggctgTGCCACCGCTCCTTCCTGGCACCCTGGATGGGCTGGaagcagggcacaggcagggaacCAAGCCCTGAGCATGTCCTCGTCACCCATCCATGCCCACACATCCATGAGGCCCCAAGCAGTCACACTTGTTTTTCACTCCCAAAGAGCACCGGGAAGCTCTAAAGCCAAAGGATTAGTCTCCAAAGCAAAGGCCTGGCCTGCTGCCAGCCCAGTGAGATGTTTCCCAGAGGCTCAGCTTGCTCCTGGCTCGTGCTCCAGCTTTGTCCTGGTCACTCAGCCGCTGACACCAAGAGCAGACTCTTGGGGGGTCCCACGGGTGGGGTGGAGACAGGAGGTTACCATAAGAGTCCCACTTGGTGCCTGAGCCACCCTGGGCAGTTGGAGCATCCCCTGCTTGGTGTGGCTTCTCCAGTGTGTAATAGAGGTTGAGCACATGCTGCAAGCATGCCCTTTCCTTAGAAGACTGGCGCTGGGGtacatctctcccttctcctggctGCCTCTTTGCATAAAACCTGTAGGAGGTTCCTGCTTTTGGAGACCTGTAACCCTGGGGcagtgggaaagaaaagctggaaacCAGCTGGAAATTCAAGACACAGGAACCCTCCACTGGGCTGGTTTAACCCCGTACTGGGGGGTCCTGGGCAGGGCATGGGGAGCAGGCTGGGTGAGAAGTGCTGGCCGAAGGAGAGCTGGACAATGGGTCAGCCTGGGTGCCAGGTCTCCCAGGACTGGGAATGAATGCTGTCCTGAATTGGAGGTGGTTTTAGCATCATGGGGCTCTCCCTGGGGATCACCTCCTTACTCCAACCAGCACCAGCACTTCAGCCTTGTCCAGGACACCATCCCCACTGCCAAAATAGggcaggctgggagcagggctcACGGGCATGACCAGCCCTTCCTGCCCCATTTGTTGGCCTCtcctgccccacgctgcctgcaaCGGGTCAGGCAGCACAAGCCCAGGACTCTGCTCACCGCGCTGCTTCCCGGTAAGGCTCACAAGAGCACCATGGGGTGCATGGGCCCGCTGCTCCCCAAGGGGCTGGGGTGGcctgggggacacccccccactgCCACTGTGTCACTTCACACTGCTCTGCCTGAAAACTTTCTCTCGAGGGGAACCGAGGGAGCAAagcagcctgtgctcagcttgGGGGAACCGACAGGCAGGACGATGTCAGCCCCGGGTTAGACTTGCTTCATCTGGACCTTTTCTTATCTTTTCATCTCTGAGCAGCTGGTGACAGAGGCAGAGCCATGGCAGGGAGGTCTGAGAGAAGACTGTGCTTGTGCAGGGCCCCCATTTTAGAGCAGCCCCAAGCAGCTACAATACATGGAGTTTGCCTTCCAGCACCTGATCCCTGAGCGATGCACAGAGAATGGCACAGGGAAAACAGGGAGCATTTCCCCCAGCACCGAGGAGGGTGGGGGTGCCAGAATCCAGCCCTGCAGGCTGCACTTGCACCCACATAGCCCCTGCACCCACTCCCCACGCAGGACACCCCACAACAACGCACTCCACGCCAGCAAGTGTAGGGTTGTGTGGGGCCACAGGGCTGCCAGACCAAAGGCCACAGTAGTTGGCAGAGGGGCTGGGTGCCACCTCCCCTCTGACCATGGGGACCAGCctcttccccccctccaccccaggaaaaaattattttcacactgCCTGCCTGCAAGAACTAACATAAATTGTTGAAATGGCTGCAGTGCTCAGGGGACAGGCCCTTTTGAGCCAAGCTGCACATAGGGAGGGGAAAGCCCAGGGGACTTTTTAATAACTAGCAAGGGGAGCTATTAAAGTGTTTTACTGCCTCGTTAAGACAGTCTAATCTCTgtttatatctttaaaaaaaaaattggcttgTTGGTGTTTTTATTGTAACAGAGGTGGGTGTTTTCTGGCACTGGCTGAGATCCTGCCTGCTTTATCTGCTTGTTTTCTTACCTGATACCAGCACTGAACAGCCCAAGAACAGCCCAAGGGCAGCAtcaggcagggccaggcagaCTGCTCCTACCTGGGCAGCAGTGAGGAGAGAGGCTGCGGATCTGTGCTGCGGACTGTTTCCCACCCTTGGGTGCTCTGCACCCCATTGCTGCACCCACCTTCCAGCAAGACAAAGGTCCCCAGGGTGTTTCCCCAGGGCAGGTTTGGGACACGCTGGCTCTGCATGTGCCTGGGCAAAGCCTGGAGGTGGGTGACCCCTTGCCcaggcagcccagacacagggcaGAGGGTGGCAGGAAAACTCTGAGATCTCATCCACCCCTCCAGCTCCAAGGGCTGGGATTCAGGGGGATACCCAGATTCTGGGGCTATGGCCAACTTAGGCTCCTGCAAGCTAGGCTGAAGAGTCCATGCCCAGGGGAgccccagcaaaggctcattgCAGCCATACAGAGCTGTCCGACTGCCGGAGTCTAGGTCTGGAAGAGGAATAGTCTGGGCATTTTGTTTctaaggttttctttattttattttattttttacctcaGCCCAGCAGAAAATGGGGAAATCCTACCAAGTCCTGCTGGCTCCAGCATCCACCTCTCCATCTGCAAAAGTTCACGGTTTCAAAGCCAGGAGCCGGAACGGATGCTGAGGCCGGGATGGCAGGGCTGGATAAGCCACTTGCGTTTTCTTTGGAAAGGCTGATGTTTGCACGAGCACCAGCTCCAGTGGTTTTAAATAGACCCACCCAGGAGCAAATCCCAAAGCCTGAAATCAGAGCTGTGGCTGTtccagccctgggctgggctggagaagTCTCTGTCCTACACCCAGACCCCCCCCTGCATGTCTCGGGTAGAGGAGGCCACAGGAGCCAAGGCTGTGGCTGCAGAACAAGGGAAGCAAACAGAGACCCCAGCATGGCTAATGGGGCTGGCAAACACCTAGAACAATCTTCCTTGGAAATTTGGGACAGGAAGGGTAAAGCTGCTGTTTAGCTGGAGACACAGTTCGGTCAAGCCCATCTCCCAAAGATCCAGTCTCACCAGCATCCTTGGTCCCAGCAGATGTGCTCTGGTAACCGGCTGCTTCAGGAAGCATGATTTCTATGAGTCACCACTCTGATGTGAGAAGGGACAGATCCCCACACACATGGTCTGTGCCTGTATCAGGACTGGGGCTAAacctgccctgcctgcagagctgccagcaacTCCAGGGCATTTCAGCCCGGAGTCTCTCCCCTTCTTCTAGAAACCCCCATAAGCTCCACAAAGCATGGACAGTGTGGCCTGGGAGAAACACTACCATTTATTAAGCCAGCTATTTTTTGTTGAGAATGATTTTAACAGCGCTGGAGGACATACCCTGTCTCCCCCAGGGATCCTCAGCTGATTTATTGCATGCAGGGCTAGAAGTAAAGCGGGGAACAGCCAGCCTTGTGGGACGTGGTGGCTCAGCAGCAGTTGCAGAGCTACACAGGAAGCCACAAGCTGCTCACAGGCGATGTCAAGCCAAGCACAGCTGCTCCAGAGCAGGCAGATGGGATGCTTGCATAGGGCAACCTGGTCCCAGTTTGCTGGGATTCCCCCAAGTCCACGTCAGGTGCCGTCTCCAGGAATTTTGGACGTTGTCCTGCTCTCCACGTCCATCCAGGGAAGTCCTGAGGATTCgcaggagaagggagagtgcTTGGGGGTCTTGGCACAGAGGGCAGTTTCCACTGAAGGTGCTGCTTCAGAGACACAAAGCTGGACCTGTCATGCACCTGACCATCTTCCTAACCACAGCCAGCTCACATCTTGCATCTAGAAAGAGTCACAGCCAGGCCCTCCCTCTCTCTTGGCTTCCTACTGACATCAGGAGATGTTGTCCCCACTCCCACCACCCCAACAAGGAAAGATCCAGGCTGCAACCCACAGAGGAATGGGAATAATGGCACCATGTCAAGAGCAAAGCTGTCACAGCACTCGCCTGGGGACAGACATACCCATGGGTCGTGAAGCCAGGACCCCCCAGGGTTGTCGATGCGCATGGAAGAGCCGTCTCCTTGAAGCAGGGTGCTGCAGGATGCTCAGAACCTTCCCTGCATCATCTGGTGAAGGCAGCAGGCCCTGCCCAAGCTCTCACACAGCTCCAGCTGCAAGCCATGCTCTACAAGCCAGTGAGGGGTGTGCTGGGAGGCATGGTGGGTGGACAGTAAAAGGCACAGGCAGAAGCCAAGGCTAAAAGGACAGAGAAGATGTCTCCAGGACAGGGTCGCTGCAAATCCACCCCAGCAGAGGAGCCTCATGTTTCTGGTTGCTGGTAGGGGACAGAGACCTGGTGCCATTCATCACACAGATGGAGAATCCCAGCCATCGCCCCCATCACACTGCGTCAGGGGAAAGCACAAGCCTTTCTGAGTCTGAGCCCTGCAGGCTCTGCCAGGCTGCTCGTACACTGCCACATCCCAGGGTTTCTGCAGGACCTGGTCCCGAGGTGGAAGACAGTCCAGAAACAAATTGGGAGAACTGGATTTCCATCTCCCACCCAGCGCTTTTGCCCTTGTGTAATCACATTGGGATGAGAAGTCTGCACCatcatccttcctcctcagggcatGGACAAAGGCTTCCCAGCCCAACGGGACCAGCTACAGTGACTGCCCTGATCACACTTCAGAGTGGTTTCACAAAGGTGTTTAAACCAGGCAGGGCTTCACCCACAGGGAAGAGGGTTTTAGCATCCACCATGTGCTGTGGCCAAACCCCAGGTGCCCCAGGTCAGCTCTACCCCGGATGGACACTGGCCTTGAAGGCAATGATGAAAATGAGCACATCCAACAGGGATACCCTGCTGATGGTCCTGCCCCGCATCTCGCACTGAGCATGCTGGTACCACTGAGCTGTGGATGTGTGAGAGCATCTCCTGTCCTCTCTGGGTAGCTGGTTTGGGGGAAGGGTCCCCACTTTTTGTAGACAGGAGGCTGAGGATTAGAGGGGAGAGGTCCCAGAAGTCCCACTGTCTCAGGTTTCCCCACCAACCCTCCCCCGCCACCAACATCAAGGACAACAGAGGAGTGACCAGCCACCTGCAAGCACCACCCCAGAGCAAAGGATTAAATTTACGGGGACCCACCTCTCCCAGAAATTTGCCGCAGGTCAGGCACCCCCTCCCTTAGGGCTACATCACCAAACACTGACAGGGGCGTCAGAAGAACAGTGCAACACCACCAAGACAGGCTGTCCCCCTCATCCAGCCACCCAAACTCCCCCAAGCAGAGACAAGTGAAGCAGAGCGGGCAGTTGGGAGAGCTGGACTGGGAAGGTGAAGCTATGGGCTACAAGAACGTCACATCGTCCTGAGACTGGAGCCAGCGCCAGTGGGCATCGTACTCCAGGTGCAGTTTGCTGTTGAGTTTGCAGTTCTCAAAGTCAGCCTCGGCTTTCCGAGCCTTCGCACCCaggttccccttccccagcttctcCCCGGCCCCTGATGGCAATTTGGTGTCTCTGCCTGGTTCCTGAGAGGAGGGCTGCTGGCCCAAATACCCGTTGGCCACCTGGGGCTCCTTAGCAAACCGGTGATCCTGGGGCAGCCCGGGTGGGGAGAGGTCCACATGAGGCCACTCGTGCTCCGCTTTGCCCTTCTCTTGCTTTGCAAGACCCCTCTCAGTGTCGATCCTGACCCAATCCTGCTCTGCCTTGACCAGGGCTCTGCCCGGTGTGGATGCGGCGGTGGTTTCAGCAGCGTTTTGGGAATACTCATCCATGTCATCGGCCAACGTGTCCAGGTAGCTACCAACGGAGATGCTGTCCAGCTTGTCGTTGGGGTCCTGCAAGCTGTCCCAGCTGCCCCGCCGCGAGGCCGCCTGGCTGTCCACCAGGCTGTActggctgctggccaggctgCTGCACCGGCTGGTCAGCgtgctcctctcctccagcagccactTCACCGCCTCGATGCCCTCATTcaccaccaccagctgctgcaggatCTTCACGTCCACCGCTCGCAGGTAGGCCTGGCAGGGAGACAGAGAGTGCAGGGGTTTTGAGAGGACTGAGGTGACCCCGGTGGCTGAGGGCCCTGagtcccagcccagcctggcagaggTGTCACCATGGTGGCCACAGGTCTCCTGAGCTGCCTGATGAACAGCATGCTGTGGGGGAACACCTTGCAAGGAATCATCCCAGGGGACCCCGTACAAGACCTGGGGACACAACCATCGGGGACCAATGACTTACGGCACCCACTGGCCACCAACCCCCTCGGGGAAATAAATTTAGGGCACTTATGTCACTGTCTCCTACGGGGACAGGGGTAAGCAAGGAACTAGAGGCACTGGGTGCAGATCTGAGCCCAGAGCATCCCCCAAGCCCTGGGAggcagctggcagggcaggagggaccagGCAGGAATGTGGCAGGACATTGCTCAGATCTGGCTGCACCATCAGCACCTCCTTGGGCTGTTTCAGCTGGGTCCCTTCATGCATTTATTTCCCCCTTCTAGGGTCTGATCCAAGCCTGGTGACAGCGTGACACGGCATGATTTGGAGCCTGAGACCCAAATCACTCCCAGAACAGGGGAGGATGGTGTGGGGGACAGGCACTGCTGATCACACCACTCGCCTCACCGACTTCTGCCCCtctgagcctgggagaagctcttTGCAAGACTTCAGTTGCTGCAGAAACATCTGTTTTCCTAACGGAAAGCCCCGCATGCCAAGACATTCCTGTCTGTGTGATACTGGCCGCCGAAAGCCACTGGATTTCCCCTGCGCAGGACGCAAATATTTTGCCAGGAAAGGGAATaaagcggcggcggggggagagggagggaaaccCATTGCAAGACAGGTACAGGCAGCCTGGGAGTGATGGATGCCCACGGGCTCATTCACAAACACACCCCATCCCAATCCCCAGCAAGCTGCAATGGAAATCCACGCGGTCCCCTGGAATCATTTGTAAGCACAGCACCCGGTCCCCAGCATCCGGTACCCTCAGTCACCCGCCCGCCCACGGGTGACCCGCCGGTCTCTTGAGACCCCTGTCTCCGGTCCCACAGCAAGCGCAGCAATAAAAGCATCTGAGGAAGGAGCCTGGGAAAACTCCAGCCAGGGTTTTGGCACGTGATGCCTCTCAGTCCAGAGGACACAAAAAAAGTGGCAAAGATTTGTAGAGAACCGACACCaaccccccattccctccccACACTCCTCAAGctggatttaaataaaaaatagctgCGATGTGCCCAGACTGGGGCAGGAGCCAGCTTTGAAGTGCAGAAATTTCCTTTCTAGGCAAGTTATTTCAAAAACTGCCTACAATGGACTTTTTTGCATGCGCTGCTAAAGCATCTGGCCTTGGCAGGGAGAAGATGTGGGAGGAAGAAGTCTGGGAACCCCTGATGGGGGGGTTCCCCATTTTTCTCTGCCTCATGGAACTGTGTCTGTCAGAGATGCAGGGGAGCCACCCTGAGAGCAGAGGATGGGAAATCGCTCCCCGCTTTCTGTACTGTTTGCTGAAAAGAGTCAACCTTTGATTTGCTGCTATTTCAGGTCAGCCTGACCCCTGCCATTGCACTCCAAATAAACGCCTCTCCAGCAAATCAAGGTCGGCATGGGAGCAGACCTAGGTCCAGCTGCTCCCTATATTCCTCCAGATGTGGTAATGGGTGCACCACAACGACCCCATACTATCCCAAAGTCCGCATGGTGCTCCCAGCCCGTGCCCACCGGCATCCGGacccatggcagcagcagcatccagaGGGGAGGAAGCCAACAGCAGTCCTGAGTGCATGGCAGGGGGCTGAGGAGACCAGCCTGGatccctgctccaggctgtgacaccctgcactgctgctgtgcctcagtttccccgtgTGCATCCTGCAATGCTGTCCTCCTCTACATCCAGAAATGTCCCCCTCCCTCTTTCAAAGGGGACCCCACGGGCCAGTGGAGCAGGGGGGACCATCATGCTCTTTCCCATGCTCTCTAGGGacaggcagagagggaagagcATCCCTCAGGGGGATACggtcccgctcccctcccccttCAGGCACCATCTCCCTTCGAGACATCTAGCCCCTGGGATGAAACATCCTCCTTGGACCAGGTGAGAGTGGGAATTTGCCGTCTTCTCCTCCCACCGCCCACTCCTAGGCCAGCTTCTCCTCTGAGCACTGGGTTTTCTGGTCtctgctgggggaggtggggatgggACACAGACAGATTTTGGTTCCTGTTCATGgggatggggagatggggggagcCCCATGCTGGGCTTTGGGTGCCGTTCCCAGGCTGTTGACCTGAGTGTGAGGTGTCCCTGTTTCTTCACTGTCCGGAGAGAAGAGCcaggacagagaaaggaaaagcctGTCTGAGCCAAGGTTCATAACGTGCTGCCAAAGCCAGGCCTTGCAGAACGTGGGCTGACCCTGCCTGCACCTGAGCAGGGCAAACACCGccactgcttcctcctcctcctcctcctctgagcaACCCAGGGCCTGCAGACCTTTCTCCTCAGGTCAGAGTGCAGCCTGGAAGCCGGCGGAGAGGGAGGATGAAAGCAGAGGGAGGATGAAGGCAGAGGGAAGATGAAAGCTTTTATGCCGATGGGGAATACCAATCTGGCCAAAGCGTGGGTGCGAAGGGCTCAGGCTGAGTGGGTCCGCAGCCCCCCGCGTGGCAGGCAGGGTTGCTGGCATATTTAGCCTGTTTCCCTATGGAAACGCTGCTCATTCCCTCCCGCTAGCGTGTCTGTGCGTGGGAGAGtcccttcccccagcagcacTTGAACCCATTGCCCAATCTCGCCACGTTTCCCGGAGGCGCAGGCATCGCCGGTATTTGCTCCCTCCGCAAAAAGAGGGAGGCGAGAAAGCTGCCACCGGCACTCCCACGGTCCCCGGGAAAGGCTGCCACCGGAGCTCATCCCTCTACTAGCCACCCGAGAAGCCCCAGCAAAAAGCAAACCCCGGGAAAGCCCCCAGTGATGCTTGTGCCTTGTCACCCAGGGGGTGACACCCGTGGGGGGGGACCCGCCACCATGCCCTTGACGAAGGTCCCTGCCCTAAATCCTGATCCCCGGGACACCCCGGTCCCCGCCGGAGCCAGAGCCTGGGGGGTGCGTGGGGTGAGGCGGGCAGGACGGAGGGGGGCGGAGGGGTCCGTGGGACTCCGGGGGGGGATGCTGCGTGGGTCGGAGGGCAGAGAAAGGCCGGAGGGAGGGATATGAGCTGGGGGCTGTTAACCCCTCCAAGAAAGAGCAAAACCGGAGGGTTGTCCCCAAAAAGCAGGCAGAGCGCGGGGCACTACTAGGGGGCTGTTACCGGCGGGTGGCAGGCATTACCCGGGGGTCGGGGGCAGTTACCGGGGAAGGGGGGTGGCAGGCAGTGCCCCCAGTGCCGCGGGACTCACCAGCTCGAGGCGGAGCGCCCGGAGGCGGTCGGCGAGCGGCGAGCGGGCTCCGCGGGCCGGTGCCGGCGGTGCTGGCGGTGCGAGGGCGGTCTcggcccgcagcccccgcagcAGCCCGGCGGGCGGCCGCCGTCCCACCTTGCTGGCCAGCTCCCGCAGGTCGGCGGGCAgcgcctccccgccgccctccATGCGGGTGGGGggcgcagcggcggcggggccgcgcggggcggcggccgcgctgtCACCCCGgcccgagccccggccccgccccgccccgccggccccgcccccggccccccccgcgcaCCAGCGAGGTCCGCCGGGGAGCGCagagcggcgggggggcggggctaGGGGCGGGGCTGGtactggccccgcccccgcggcgtCGCTGCGGCGCCGGAAGCGGCGTGGCCCCGCTGGCGCTGAGGGTTCGCGGGGCGGCGGCACCGCCGAGCcgggcccagccctgccctgccctgcccggcccgcccCAGCCTCGCCCCCTCCGCGCGGACCGTGAGTAGCGCGGCTGGCACCCACCCCGCGGGCCGCACCGCCTGGTtcccggcccgcccgcccgcccgggctcTCCGCGGTCCCAAAGCACCTgggccccccccaccctgctgctgccccgGGAGGGCCGCCGCTCCTTGCCGCCTCCGTCCGTGGGCGCCTGgctctccctccctgtccctgacCTCGTCCGGCGTGCCTGGGTCCCCTTCGCGACCCttccccgcagccctgcccgccccctccACCAGCTCCCGAGTGTCTGGATCCCTTAGCGACACCCGCCCTCCGACATCGCCGGGGTGCCGTTGCCCTTCACCTGAGGGCTCTGGGTCCCCcactccttctctctctccccctggGTGGTTGCTGTGGGGTCCCCACCCCGTGACTGGTGCTTCCCACCCTGCCTGGCCCCGCTGGCGGGGGAGCTGTGCTCCAGCCAGGCCCCTGGCCCCGCCAGGCCCAGCAGGTTGTGGGGGGGGGCCTGGCCTTGCCTGggcacagcccctctgccccaGGGGTGCTGGGATGCCCAGCAGAACTATGGCCCAGCTCCAGTTCCCATGTCTAGGCCGGCTGTGTCCCCGCTAGTGGGGATGGTGCTGCTTTGCAGCCCTGCTGCAAAGGGACCCCGCGGGCAGGTATGGCCGGTGATGGCACCTCCATAATGCCTGCCAGTACGGGGCCTATCACCAGCTTGTGCCTCTCGGCCACTTTTCCAGAGCGTGAGAGCGGGCCCACTGCACTGCAGTGCCTCGCTAAGGGGCTGGCTTGGAGCAGCCAACTCATGGCCTGTGGGTTCAAGGGCTTCCCACCACCCTGCTTACAGTCCTCCAGCAAGCCTGCCCTCCCGGCTcgctccctgcagggctgggggtgctggcaggCGGGGAGGCTCTGTGGGGCTTTTGCTTTTGGTGCCATTCATGGCCACTGCTTGTGCCAGGCCCTGTCTTTGCTGGGGAGAGGGTTTGAAGGCACTCACCTCCCTCACCCAGCACCCATCCCATCCTGGCAGGCAGCCCCGATGGACACGAGAGCGGAGCAGCACACATCCTGACCCCCAGTCCACACGGCTGCCCCCGTGCCAGCCCCAATGACTATGGACGAGTGGAAACCCAACCCTGCCGTCAAACCCCACAAGAAGCGGAGCTGGTACCTTGCCTGGAAATACAAGCTGATGAACCAGCGTGCGCTGCGGAAGCTTTGCCAGGTGAGTCACCAGCAGGCCTGCGGTGGATTAGGAAGGATAATCTACAGGATTTACGAGTTTATGGAGCAGCTGCATGGATGGAAGTGGGTCTGTTGGCAGTCTGGGTGACTAACGTGCAGGGGGAAGCATAACTTGTCCCCCAGAAAGCTACCTCCTGTGGCTTTGTGCTCATGCATGGAAAACTGCCGTGTCTAGCAGCTCCTTTCAGCTGC
It encodes the following:
- the LURAP1 gene encoding leucine rich adaptor protein 1; translated protein: MEGGGEALPADLRELASKVGRRPPAGLLRGLRAETALAPPAPPAPARGARSPLADRLRALRLELAYLRAVDVKILQQLVVVNEGIEAVKWLLEERSTLTSRCSSLASSQYSLVDSQAASRRGSWDSLQDPNDKLDSISVGSYLDTLADDMDEYSQNAAETTAASTPGRALVKAEQDWVRIDTERGLAKQEKGKAEHEWPHVDLSPPGLPQDHRFAKEPQVANGYLGQQPSSQEPGRDTKLPSGAGEKLGKGNLGAKARKAEADFENCKLNSKLHLEYDAHWRWLQSQDDVTFL